The Methanothrix soehngenii GP6 genome has a window encoding:
- the trkA gene encoding Trk system potassium transporter TrkA: MRILITGAGEVGFLIASELYADHDVTVIDKDPDACARLQDMDVKVMQGNAANARLLSEADIKKADIVVAATGNDEVNVITCIIASHLGVRQTIARVSNPEYIDQPVQDRKEIGISFMICPELTMAEDMASSLYFSSMLMNRDLANGLVELVEFKVTAEMKIQGPVENIVLPNNCNLIAINRAGRIAIPKEGDEIRNDDHLMLLCDARSLPDLGSMLHESKTTQKAMIVGGGMVGFYLASRLEKMGMDVKLIEKDADRCAEIADKLSGTMILNGDGSDLALLQEEGAGAMDVVYAVTGLDDKNLLCSLLVKQLGATKILSRVNRNVYIKLFEMVGVDRAVSPGQVTADAVLQRVIGGEEVITLSDERMELVDFIAKPGAKIVGKSISKELPKNSLAGMVIRDGAPIVPYEDFKVSAGDRVFVMSMPDAVSKVKKLFAA; this comes from the coding sequence ATGCGTATCCTGATCACCGGAGCTGGCGAGGTGGGCTTTCTAATCGCCAGCGAGCTTTATGCTGACCATGATGTCACCGTCATAGATAAGGATCCCGATGCCTGTGCCAGGCTTCAGGACATGGATGTGAAGGTCATGCAGGGGAATGCCGCCAACGCCCGGCTTCTCTCCGAGGCGGATATCAAGAAGGCGGACATAGTCGTGGCTGCAACCGGGAACGATGAGGTGAATGTGATAACCTGCATCATAGCCTCTCATCTGGGGGTCAGGCAGACCATCGCCAGGGTGAGCAATCCCGAGTACATCGATCAGCCGGTCCAGGATCGAAAGGAGATCGGCATATCATTCATGATCTGCCCGGAACTGACCATGGCCGAGGATATGGCAAGCTCTCTTTATTTCTCATCCATGCTCATGAACCGGGACCTGGCCAACGGCCTGGTGGAGCTGGTGGAGTTCAAGGTAACAGCAGAGATGAAGATCCAGGGGCCGGTGGAGAATATCGTCCTCCCCAATAACTGCAACCTGATCGCCATAAACCGGGCGGGCCGGATAGCCATACCGAAAGAGGGAGACGAGATAAGAAATGACGACCACCTAATGCTGTTGTGCGACGCCAGGTCCCTTCCCGACCTGGGAAGCATGCTGCATGAATCCAAGACCACTCAGAAGGCGATGATCGTGGGTGGGGGAATGGTGGGCTTCTACCTGGCCAGCAGGCTGGAGAAGATGGGAATGGACGTCAAGCTCATCGAGAAGGATGCCGATCGTTGCGCTGAGATTGCGGACAAGCTCTCAGGAACCATGATCCTCAATGGCGATGGATCAGATCTCGCCCTACTTCAAGAGGAGGGGGCAGGCGCGATGGATGTGGTCTATGCTGTGACCGGCCTTGATGACAAGAACCTATTATGCTCCCTCTTGGTAAAGCAGCTGGGAGCCACGAAGATCCTCTCCCGGGTCAACAGGAACGTCTACATCAAGCTCTTCGAGATGGTAGGGGTGGACAGAGCGGTCAGCCCGGGGCAGGTGACTGCCGATGCCGTCCTCCAGAGGGTGATCGGCGGAGAAGAGGTCATCACACTGAGCGATGAGAGGATGGAGCTGGTGGATTTCATCGCCAAGCCGGGAGCGAAGATCGTGGGCAAGTCGATATCCAAAGAGCTTCCCAAGAACTCCCTTGCCGGCATGGTGATAAGAGACGGCGCGCCTATTGTCCCCTATGAGGACTTCAAGGTGTCAGCCGGTGATCGGGTGTTCGTGATGTCCATGCCGGACGCTGTCTCCAAGGTCAAGAAGCTATTCGCGGCATAA